A region from the Dysidea avara chromosome 15, odDysAvar1.4, whole genome shotgun sequence genome encodes:
- the LOC136245753 gene encoding uncharacterized protein, with amino-acid sequence MDDKFSHAKKGKKRQGCGQCEACTKADCGKCRYCLDKKKFGGKERLKQRCVHRKCRKIHIRENKLSESRKTPNSVEQHVKASIKSLHTITSQILCTSNREINPVKLSLSASSIFSYRLMLASTLRLDITEEQCREISVMPPSPSTFSIQLLLSEQNRSLDRIIGDGNCLFRSFSKELFGDEKHHTNLRGIIMEFISNNSDTFKQFLSDSSENIIQHCKTVSRVGTFATQVEIYAFSHFLHLPIYVYSMVGLASSWKWLQYQPKNTVKYNPLHSNLPLPSPSNYHIELCHTNGNHFDRVIPISQLFKSVSDSSYDQYIKDYPALSGTENKENIIEL; translated from the exons ATGGATGATAAATTCTCACATGCTAAGAAAG GAAAAAAACGACAAGGATGTGGTCAGTGTGAGGCATGTACAAAGGCAGACTGTGGAAAGTGTCGTTATTGCCTtgataaaaagaaatttggtgGAAAGGAGAGACTTAAACAACGTTGTGTTCATAGAAAGTGTAGGAAAATTCACATTAGGGaaaacaaactttcagaaagcagaaag ACACCAAACTCAGTGGAACAACACGTCAAAGCATCAATCAAGTCATTACACACAATTACAAGTCAAATACTGTGTACATCAAACAG GGAAATAAATCCTGTCAAGCTGTCACTATCTGCTAGCAGTATTTTCAGTTACCGTCTTATGTTGGCAAGTACTTTGAGACTAGACATCACAGAAGAACAGTGTAGGGAAATTTCAGTTATGCCACCTAGTCCATCAACTTTCTCCATCCAGCTGTTACTATCTGAGCAGAATAGGTCTCTAGATAGGATCATTGGTGATGGTAATTGTCTTTTCAGATCATTCTCAAAGGAGCTTTTTGGGGATGAGAAACACCATACAAACCTACGAGGGATTATAATGGAGTTTATATCAAACAATTCGGACACTTTCAAACAATTTTTATCAGACAGCTCAGAAAATATTATTCaacactgtaaaacagtaaGCAGAGTAGGCACCTTTGCTACACAAGTAGAGATTTATGCTTTCTCTCATTTTCTACACCTACCAATTTACGTGTACAGTATGGTTGGATTGGCTTCATCTTGGAAATGGCTCCAGTACCAGCCAAAGAACACAGTGAAGTATAATCCCCTACATTCCAATTTGCCATTGCCATCCCCAAGCAATTACCACATTGAACTGTGCCATACCAATGGGAACCACTTTGATCGTGTAATACCAATAAGTCAGTTATTCAAATCAGTATCGGACTCATCATATGACCAATACATAAAAGATTATCCAGCATTATCAGGGACagaaaacaaagaaaacattatTGAACTGTAA